The DNA region TAGAAACTCAATCACAACACTGGGAAGGACTGGTGATTTCACATGCTCAAAACCACACCCAACCaactcaaaaacataaaaaagaccAGCAACTCTATACACAGcaacaaacatatattttcaaCTGGactaaaagtaaaacaattttaaattatttgtatCCATTTAGGTTTAATGCTGAGTGGGAGCTGGGGTTGGAGGATCCCTCTAATATTCCTCCTTCACAGCCTTTTAGAGTATAACCCAATTGCAGACACATCAGTAAGGAATGATTGGAGTCTTAGCCTTGACTGGCCTTTTATAACTCTGTTAAGATacagtatagtgtgtgtgtttgtgtatgtgcgtacaagtaagaaagaaagacaacTTGGGATTGTACCTCTGTTAATGGTCTTCACCCCTCTGACTAAGTTAGCGCTATCATGTAATCTCTGTATTACTGAAATGAACAAAAGTCAGAGGGGTGGAGACTCGAAGCAGCCAGCTTGTGTGTCACTGTatggcagtgtttgtgtgcaatatatttgtgtatgtgcatatgagaaagaaagtgacaGATGAACTGAAAAAAGGTGTGTGGATTTTAGGACAGCagacagtgtttgtttgtttgtgtgtgtgtgtgtgtgtgtgtgtgtagtcatgTTTAGCAAGCACAATCCTGATGGGACCTCTGAGGCTGCTCGTTGAGCTGCGGCCCCTGTTTAGCTCCGGTGACAGTCGGGTCGTTGTTGTCCAGACTCTCTGTCATCCTCTCACAGATGATGTCCACCAGCCGCTCGAAGGTCTGCTTCACGTTAATGTTATCTTTAGCGCTTGCTTCAAAGTACTCAAAACCTGTGAGGAGGggtgacagaggcagagagaggctaTGGGTACACTTATTGTTCCAATGTGAAGCTTATTCAGTTAATCTACCTCATTAATCTTTCCCTTCATATCAGATTTGTTTAAGTATTtctaaattaaatgtattgtcTTGAAAACAACTAAATGTATCTTTTCAGATCATACTTAAACCTCTGTCATAGGTGGTTTGAAATTAAGTCTAATTATAGTCAAATTACAAATGATAATATGACTCGGTTTGACCACTCAGATCACTCCCCAAACATGTCTTTGATGTTACATGTTTCAACAGGAAGAGCACAAAATACCTAGCTTGTCTAAAAAAGCATCTACCTGACTCTTTGTGCCTCTGCAAGTTGCCTTATGAAGACTGAAGACTGCTGATTATcagacctttttttaaaactaacaCATGATGCCAGTTCAGACTCGTGTTAGTGTGGCTCATTGGCATAGCTGCCTTTGATTTACAGTTACTTCGACCTGAAGTTGTTGTAGCATTAGTTTCAAACAGTGAAATTATGTAATGTGGCAAGCTAAAAAGTCTAATCatgatgacatacagtatatttcaactACAGAAGAGAACATTAAAAAGAGATGAACCAAAGCTGAATCAAAATCCGACCGTCCGAACATAACCcaaacattatatattttacaaatttttaGATGCATAATTTACACATCATCACCCTCTCTTTAAAGGAACTTTATAGGTCATGATTATGTATGATTTCGACTAATGCGCCCAGGAGAGGGAGATAAACATCAATAGTGAAAAAACAATAGAGACATTGCATCTAGTTTTGACCAGTTGACTTACCCAGCTGTTCTGACAGCTGCCGGCCCCTCTCTGCAGCCACCACTCGTTCATCCTCCATATCACACTTGTTCCCCACCAAGAGGACCTGGGCATTGTCCCATGAGTATGTCTTGATCTGGGTCGACCTGTTAGCAGATACAGTGCAGGGTGTTCAGCTATATCGATTGACTGAATCTCACCAGCATCTTGTTTAAAGCCTCCCAACAGAGGAAGGTGGCTCAGTACTCCATCAGAACTGACACCCATGCTTCTGCATCTTGCcgatgtgaaaagaaaaatttgcctttttttttcacagccaTCATTCCGATAGGTTATAAATACACTTTAATCACCAATTTCATTTTGCGATATGGGAAAATGGCAAAGTAGGGTAAATAGGGTAACATAGCACAAGCGACCAGACAGGTTTCTAACAAGTCAAGTTTAACATAATTATCTAAATTTGGataagaaaacaaaggtgaatgTGAAAATTGAAACCTAAACTATGTGATGTAAACATCTATTCTGCATAGTTACTTTCTGATTCACGTTTGACCTACATTACGTCCAGTTGTTGTGCAAACATGCAGTTTAACAAAGCAAAAGGACGATTTAAACAGACATTATTAGTACTTTCATCCGTCTTTTCACTTACAAACATGTGCTAGATAACTggattaaacttttttttagacTTGTTTGAAACCTGTCGGATTCTCTTGACTGCTTGTATGGTTGCCCCGTCCACAATCAGTCTACTCCCAGCACTGTGGTCACAAACAACAGGAAAGatgaatgaaattaaagaaataagaTTGTAGGTTGTTAAGTTGCCACcttcatacacacagacatgcatacTCAGGTGTTCCTCACCAGTCTTGAACAGCGTTGAAGGACTCCTCGTTGGTGATGTCATACATGAGGATGAAGCCCATGGCTCCCCTGTAGTAAGCTGTGGTGATTGTCCTGTAGCGCTCCTGGCCAGCAGTGTCCTAAACAAATATGCACAAACACTATTGTTTTAAACCAAGAATTATTTTTGAGTATTTATTATTGTCAAAGCAGCATAGGTATAACATTAAGATGAAAATATAATGCACACTCATGGTCTCATGGACACAACAAAGTTTCCATCTTCCTCGGGTTGTGGTCCAATCCATTGTCATGTCCCTG from Siniperca chuatsi isolate FFG_IHB_CAS linkage group LG13, ASM2008510v1, whole genome shotgun sequence includes:
- the LOC122887229 gene encoding ras-related protein Rab-3A-like; translated protein: MMASANATYGQKESTDQNFDYMFKILIIGNSSVGKTSFLFRYADDSFTPAFVSTVGIDFKVKTIYRNDKRIKLQIWDTAGQERYRTITTAYYRGAMGFILMYDITNEESFNAVQDWSTQIKTYSWDNAQVLLVGNKCDMEDERVVAAERGRQLSEQLGFEYFEASAKDNINVKQTFERLVDIICERMTESLDNNDPTVTGAKQGPQLNEQPQRSHQDCAC